In Erpetoichthys calabaricus chromosome 4, fErpCal1.3, whole genome shotgun sequence, one genomic interval encodes:
- the LOC114650555 gene encoding F-box only protein 40-like has product MGRYKQTTTFQHKHCEKCFNCHCRAPIDITNSCLVVNCSLNCGASFHMCKEEEHKLLCPYEKVPCLNAGFGCPFTMLRFRLGKHLEVCPASVVCCSMEWNRWPVSETENTLYLNVMKEPVNQENLDMSLALQDQKLLFNALKMKSIFPELMKPTEELKITESEDEGAVGGMQCPALTSNTEENAYAEAEENISTGEEYPVLTQAELEALAKDKTVAELDKYKEWETIFSKELSSCSHTVKVAEKKSNSSSVKETPSTDKSQRKSEDIQEKVVTEVTGDGSSEKVGLAPWQDGVMERLGKEMNVKEYNMYLVHHGSMLIRFGQISACTPREKDFVYGKLEAQEVKTVRTFKVPTSYCAKRGCVGDPYGKRKKVNKAVDTSDLGVTENDIPKQDIVKTTLLCSLERELKGHVISELVATDGLTIDFGTQTYLFDCEPFLANTTLSDLVKENNQFLELQLQSECVTRRHNKVSSMFTFTCDHFFRRDEFSSHFKNIHADIQSSLNGWFEERCPLSYLGCTYVQRRFCPAKQKARIVYNEDLNTFCLKPVVSKKLFEGIKTKPTLRKRAKNLDSLSCLPFEILQHIAGFLDSFSLNQLAQVSHLTRDVCASLLQERGMVSLKWEKRTYSHGGSSWRARKKVWQFSCLFSTIDSWSFSDMAPMSEHLKVCPFYVTEKKCEPFPLTSMCGDSEQSQERVSLISMFLPGY; this is encoded by the exons ATG GGAAGATATAAACAAACCACTACTTTCCAACATAAACATTGTGAAAAATGTTTCAACTGTCATTGCAGGGCCCCAATCGATATCACTAACTCTTGCTTAGTGGTTAATTGTTCCTTAAATTGTGGGGCTTCTTTCCACATGTGCAAGGAGGAAGAACACAAACTGCTATGTCCTTATGAAAAGGTGCCATGTCTCAATGCTGGATTTGGCTGCCCATTTACAATGTTACGTTTCAGACTTGGCAAACATCTGGAAGTCTGTCCAGCAAGTGTTGTGTGTTGCTCGATGGAATGGAACCGCTGGCCTGTTTCAGAAACAGAAAACACTCTCTATTTGAATGTCATGAAAGAACCAGTTAATCAGGAAAATTTAGATATGTCATTGGCCTTGCAAGAtcaaaaattgttatttaatgcCTTAAAAATGAAATCTATTTTCCCTGAGTTAATGAAACCAACTGAAGAATTAAAAATCACAGAGTCTGAAGATGAAGGGGCAGTAGGTGGCATGCAGTGTCCTGCACTCACATCAAACACAGAAGAAAATGCATACGCAGAAGCTGAGGAGAACATATCTACAGGGGAGGAGTATCCTGTGCTTACTCAGGCAGAGTTAGAAGCATTGGCAAAAGACAAAACTGTGGCGGAGCTGGATAAATACAAGGAATGGGAAACTATTTTTAGCAAGGAGCTCTCTAGCTGCAGCCACACCGTAAAGGTTGCAGAAAAGAAGTCTAACAGTTCCTCAGTAAAGGAAACCCCATCTACTGACAAAAGTCAGAGAAAAAGTGAAGACATTCAAGAAAAAGTAGTAACTGAAGTGACTGGCGATGGCAGCTCTGAAAAGGTGGGACTGGCTCCTTGGCAAGATGGAGTTATGGAGCGGCTTGGCAAAGAGATGAATGTAAAAGAATACAACATGTATCTTGTTCACCATGGCAGTATGCTAATTCGGTTTGGCCAGATTTCTGCTTGCACACCAAGAGAAAAAGACTTTGTGTATGGCAAACTAGAAGCTCAGGAAGTTAAGACTGTGCGCACCTTTAAAGTTCCTACCAGCTACTGTGCCAAAAGAGGATGTGTTGGGGACCCTTAtggtaaaagaaagaaagtgaataaAGCAGTAGACACATCTGATTTGGGAGTCACAGAAAATGATATTCCAAAACAAGATATAGTTAAAACAACATTACTTTGCTCTTTGGAAAGAGAACTGAAAGGACATGTAATTTCTGAACTAGTTGCTACTGATGGATTAACTATAGACTTTGGAACTCAGACTTACTTATTTGACTGTGAACCATTCTTAGCTAACACTACCCTGTCCGATCTTGttaaagaaaacaatcaattTCTTGAGCTTCAGCTTCAATCAGAATGTGTAACCAGAAGACACAACAAAGTCAGCTCTATGTTCACCTTTACCTGTGATCATTTCTTTAGGCGTGATGAATTCTCTTCACATTTTAagaatatacatgcagatattcAGTCTTCTCTCAATGGCTGGTTTGAAGAAAGGTGCCCTCTTTCCTATCTAGGGTGCACTTATGTTCAAAGGCGGTTTTGTCCTGCTAAACAGAAGGCAAGAATTGTTTATAATGAAGATCTAAACACCTTCTGCTTAAAGCCAGTTGTCTCCAAAAAACTCTTTGAAGGTATCAAAACAAAGCCTACTTTAAGAAAGAGGGCAAAAAATCTTGACTCTTTAAGCTGCCTGCCATTTGAGATTCTACAGCACATTGCTGGATTTTTAGACAGTTTCAGTTTAAATCAACTAGCTCAAGTGTCTCATCTTACGAGAGATGTCTGTGCCTCTCTCCTTCAAGAAAGAGGAATGGTAtctttgaaatgggaaaaaagaaCATATTCACATGGAGGATCTTCCTGGAGAGCTAGGAAAAAA